Below is a window of Impatiens glandulifera chromosome 2, dImpGla2.1, whole genome shotgun sequence DNA.
TGAGTTCATTAAGTTCTCCCTTTTCAGCAGCTTCCTCAATTTTCTGCAAACGGGAACAAACAGCTTCTATGAATTTCAAGCAAGCTAGCAAGCAAGCACATGATGTgattaaaatgaaattgaatttCAAGCAAGCAAATTACCTCTTCCACTTCTTCAGCAGCTCTAATGAAGCTTGCAACCAATAGCCTTGCGTTTCGAACATCTTCTTCTGGATAGTCTTTCAAACGCATAGCGATTTCACGAAATTCATCCACCTTCCTTTCCTCCTCGTCGTCTTCCTCTTGACGCTTTTTATGAAATTCCTTTGTCTTCTCTCTTTGCCGCGCTTGCCATTCCTAATCTAACAAGTATTAGTGCCAGTCTCATAATGTAGACAGAAACTGGGACTCAGCTCGTACAGTCACTTACATCGTCATAGAATTCTTTAGGGAGCCCTTCAAGGTCTCGATCTTCTAATTTCTTGCACCTGAGTACAACTGGAAGGTCACAAAGAAAAATCCACCAAAAATGATTCAAAAACAGAGAGTAACAGGAAACAAAGCTATGCCAAAGTGGAAACAGACGAGAGGTTTGATTGGATCTGAACCTGTGCTAGAACGTGAATTGGCCTTACTAGGAGGGAGTGCTGCTACAGATGCTAATTGGCTCCTCGTCGAGAAGAGAGAAAAGGTGTGAGGTAGGAGAGAAATCATTTGCAGAACGTTTGCTTCCATTTCTACAGCACACTTGAAAGTAGTGATTGTTGAAATTTGTTGATTGATTCTTAAGAGATTCAATCAGATGTAACGAAGCAAGAAGGCAGTTGCGATGGATAAGAACCCTAGATAATTAGGGTTTAGTGGGGGGTTTTGGGAGGAtttccttggcttctattttTTCCAACAActgattgtaatttttttttataatgaatttattctaattttatttaatcaagtAGTTAGATGTataggaaaaaaatattttttatatatgaataatttaaaaatataaaatgtcatttttggAGATGGTTAACTTACAACAAATTATTTGAGTTGCCTGAGAGAGGgcatagtaattaaaataaattcgcGGGGCACAAGCGAAAATCGAAAACCATGCGATTAACTCGATTTCGGTTCAGGGCGTTCTCCACGATTGTGAACTGGTGATTCAGATAGTATCGTGCAATTATATAAGAATTTGTTTAAAGAGGAACCGTACACGATCGGACCGAAAATAGATGGCGTGCGTGTCTTTTGATTGTATAGTGAGGAGCCTAATAGTGTTTTGGAATCTCGTTTCACACTTGAGGAAATAAAAGCGATAATAATTAGATGTGGTAGTGATAAAACTCCGAGAATCGATGATTTGTACATTGACTTTTTTCAAAAAGGCGTGGTCGTTCCTTAAATATGATATCATGAAAACGTTTGagtattttttcttatttttcctTCGACAAAAGTTGAAACTCAATATTAATTTGTCTAATACGTAAGGTTCTTGAACCATCTATATAAAGAACTTTAGACCAATCAGCTTTGTGTCGTCGTTCTATAAGATTGTATACAAATGTCTGGTAACAATTGCGCGGGATTTTTGAATTGTGATTTCGACTAATCAAATGACTTTTATCCAAGGTTGTCAAAGCATGTATTAAGTTGAATATTGAGAAAGTATATGAGCAcgtgaattgattttttttatttaatgttatggGTAAAATGAATGGGGATAAGTGAATTAGTTGGATTAGACTGTGCATTTCGATGGTAAGTTCTCTTTGATTGTGAATGGAAGTCCTAAAAGGTTTCTTAAAAGTTCAAGGGTATTAGACAAGGTGAACCGTTGTCTCTATTTTTGTTCGTCATTGTTATTGAAACATTTTCTAGATTGTTGAAGTTTGCGGAAAAAATTGGTCTAATCAGATAAGTGAATTGCGGGACAAATATGtctcattttttcatttctcatcTGCTATTCGTTGACGCTACATTGTGAATTATATATAGCCACACGAAAACATGTCAAACATAtgtgtgatattttttttattgttcgGAACATGCTCTGAATTGCAAGTCAATATCgataagtataatatttttttctcagaCTCTATCTCCACTAGGAGGAAAACAACTCTAGCAAATATTTTGAGCTTTGATATTTGAACATTTCCGTCTATTTATATTAGTATGTCTCTTCGTGTTGAGTGTTAACCCGCTCAAAATTTTTTGGGGACCGATTATCTTTAAGATTGAGAGAAAGTTATATATCTAGAAGaacaaaatgattttgaaaatgggTCGCTTGGTTTTTTATCGACAATGTATTGAACTCGCCCAGTTTTATGAtgttttttgtttcttatttctAAAAGTGTGGTTTTGAATATGTAAAAACATTATGTGCAAATTTTTTGGGATACTCCGCATCCTCATTTGGTCATTTGATTAATTGTACTGAAGTAAAGAGATTCAAGAATTAAGGGGAGCGTAAATAAGAGATTTGAAGTCATTCAACAAATCTCTCTTGTCAAAATGATGCAGTAGATTCTATTTAGAGTCTAACTATTTATAAGCTGATATGATGATATACAATTGATTGGTTTGGATGATTCACCAAAACTAGTTTTCAACCAGCTAATCATAACATTTAGAGAGATATCTCTACTATGAGAAAGTCTTTCCGTGGGCAGTGCATATTCTCGGTAGACGACGATTCATCGATCAATTTATGGGACGATGTTTAGTGCAGTGTCACAAGTCTTGCATTGTCATTCTCAACTTTTGTTTCGGCTGcactatataaatattttggtcaaaaacatattcaatTAACGTTCAAATAGTTTCGCGATCGATTAGAATCAGATAAATAAGAAGACTTAAAGATAGagagataattttaaatgaaatgatgttGCTTTTAATTTGGCCTGGGTGATGATTCATTATTCACTTGATGTTTTACGTTGCCAATATATTTTTCCTTTAAATTTGGTCATTATTACACATTATTTACAAAGATTTCTCCCTATGACTTTCTATGAGAGAAGTTATGgaattataaatttttcttcaaaaatctcattttttgaTAGAGTATAATACATGGAAAAATCTTGACTGATGACAGATGAatgaaaaaatgatatattatggttagtcgttaCAGAATGTGTTGCGAATAAATGAAAACAACACATCACTTACTTTTTGCCTTTCGAAAGAGTGATTGCGATTTAGAGCATactttaaaatatgttttacatTGAGTGAGTGGTGCATAAGTCAATCGTCGGTTGTTGGGATGTTTGGATAAAAACTGCGAGCTCGGTTAGATTGAGTGGATGAGTCCTTATCCCGATTTTTGTATTGTGGACgatttggtttgaaataaatTGTAGGACATTCAGTGATTGCGGTCGACCGATGAGTTTACTCaataatgctattattatgacgataATGGAGTTATCTACTAAAAAATTGGTGGAGACGTTAGTTTTCTAGCTAGTTAACGAtagattttatgttatgtttgtcTATGAACacttgtatgttttttttatcgttaggtttaaataactattatttatatcatattgtaagatttaaaataaaatagaatcaaatgactttttataattgttaaaagaaTTTCTTTTATCTTGAAAGAAAAGccacaaaataaataaagaaaattaacgttgaaaatgattttattttaaaacataactaaaaaaatacaacaaaaaattcaatattacaataatagtcAGCAACAAAATTGaatcttttttgaaaatttaaccaaataaatacaaataagaaaacataaataGAAAGTcatgaaaatattcaaataagaaGTTACAAATAAGAAGTTACAAAACAGAATGTCATGGAATTATTATTacaagttataaataaaaagttatgtCAAGAGTtacataaatagaaaataagGAATTACACTATAAAAAAGTTATGAATTGAAGTCTTCTGACCATTTTCAAAAGAACaaaaatgacattaattttaaaGGAAAACATTCAAACCCCATTATGTCAAATCCAAAATGATCCATCTCTGCTTCGAATGTGGTTTGCTTCACAActactataaatttaaaaacattacaagcgcaaatagaaagaaaaaaaaaaattgccgAATCTAAAATCCACTAAACCCGGTTAATGTGACAAGAATGGTTAGGGCTGGATAGCATAATAGGAGATAGACAATCCTTCCTCTTTTGAATAATTTCTTGATTTCTTTCACCTGTTTTACTCCATGTGTTTCTCAATAATCGCCCTTCCATGAAGAAACCTTCAAATTGTCATCATCGTCCCAAAGAAGGGGCATTTTTCTTTTTACCTGATGATGCACTAACAAACATGAAAGAGACCCATTAGATCATCTTTTTATACATTCTTCTGTAAATGTTTGCGCCCTCAAGTACAGCATGAATCTCTCTCTGTTCTTATTCCCATTGGTTTTCCAACAACCAACCATCTTTGTCACAGTGCATAGTGTCAATGTGTAAAAGCGTAGAATGGACATCGAATTGGCTTCTCATGTCAAGCGCCACTTCAAATACATCCGACTGGATAAAGACCTGCTTGTTGACAGCAAAAGAGAGTTAAGAATGCACacaatattcaatatttaactGGTAGTTTCTCAATCGAGAGTCTGAATCCAGATGCAGAAAAGAATTGCCTAACTAAAAAACCAAAACATAACAATATCATCTTGTCTCAAACTCTTTCAACATAAACAAAATCAACTTCAATACCCCCTAATttattgatgatattatttctCTCAATTTATGATTATATTCACAAAAGATCTTAACATAAGTTGTccaaaattatagaaaatatgaaattctacattcaaaaaaataaataagttgcaggaaaaactataaaatttgtCTAGAGGCAGCATAGAACTGCACAAACCTGTCCTCCAGGCATTAGACGGCTCGCAATAGAATCCACTAAAGGAGTCTGTAGGACCCTTCTTTTATGATGTCTTTTCTTAAAATGTGGATCTGGACACTGCAAGTATCATACACAAGAATAAGGCACTCAACATTTCATGATTCCAACTACTGCTATGTAATGCAGACTTTATTTCAGGTTACTCACCAGTATAGAAACAAACATCAATGGGCCAGGGTACGTGGATACAATATCTTTGAAAGAAATGGTTGCATTCGCATACATAAAATGTCTGCAATACATTTATTTGCAACAATATAAACCACCAACCTTTTCTTTGCATAATCTAAGAAGAGACGTGCCAAGAAAAAAACTTACACATTCCTTAGTCCTAGATCATTTAGCCAACTGTCTGCACGTTTAACCAGCTGGAATGAAAATCGAAATAGAAGTCACTACATAAGTAACTCATGTCAAGCAAAGACAATTTTAACAGAAAAAATATTGCAGAAATTTCTACCTTTTCCCTTATTTCCAGTCCCAAGTAATTTGTAGAGCCCTGATTTCTCTTACCAAGCCAGAGAACAAATCTACCACTACCTGACATGTTAATTCCATTAGAGGAAATGGATGATAGGAATTAAGAAGTTTATCAATattctagattttttttatagttgtCACGAAGATGGTTACTAATAATACAAACAGTGTTTATACCAAGTTTTGAATACATGACCTCAACGTTGTTCATTGAACAACTCATCCATCGTCAAATCAGTTGAATATTTAGCATCTTCTAAATTTGTTCCTAGGAAAGTTGTTAATCAAGGTGGAGcttataagaaattatttgaaaggATAGAACCATTTTCAAACGTTAGGTGGtgcttataaaaattataaagcaATTAAAGTaagaattattatattgatagaCTATACCTAACTAACTAAGCACATAATGATTCATGAACACCTTTCGTGGTATGAAACTTATTTCGATCTGTTGAGCAgcaatatatgttttttcttcTCTATGTCTCCATATTAACCATCCTACTTTGCCATTGATCAAAAACTAGATATAATTTTTGGTAATTTGCCCGTAGTTTTGCTCTCCAATCACATCATTTCCGTTGTACTTAAAagatttgttatttataatttcagaaGAACAATGAATTGTGAAGAGGTGTATTACCACATCCAATATCCACCATAAGGGGTAGTGTTGTGTCCTTGTACACCTGACTCCAATCTGGTGCTGGAGTAGGAACCTATTAAAACAAAGAATGAGCTCGGTGTTTAAACAATGTCGTGTCTTTTCTAATCATATCTATCCATTTGTGTGTGAGATAGTGAAAGAGAATACCGAGAAAGAGGCGCTAAGAGGGTTGACATGCTGCCTTAACCGAACCTGACCCAGATCCTGTAACAAGCACATATTTTTGAATGTTAGCAAAAACAACCAACTGGgttagacatagacatagacatagacaggtcctatttgaaaaacattttgttTCTGGATCAGAATCCGCACCCAAATGATAAATTCTTtaaatttcgttttcaaatGGGACCCTACTATAAATTTTCAAGATATAAATTGGGCGAATGTGATTTACCTCGGGAGCTTTGTTAGGAAGGCTGAGGTCAGCGTACTCTATGGCGATGAGGCCCGGACTTCTGATAACTTGACCTTCTTTAACGGCGGTTGCTGTGCTGCGGAAGGGGAGATAACGGCGGCGCGATAAGTGAACTATTTTAGAGGGTCTGAGATTTTGAGAAGGgaaagagaagaaaagaaaacgAGAAGGAAATACAGAACACGAGGCCATTCGTAAAGGGGTACTCCCAGTCCCATCCAATGACAGTAGAAACGATTTCAAGTACATATCTATTGTAAATCTTCtatgaaatgtttttttgaaataatttagtttggcatattaatatatttacataatatatttatcataatttgAAATGAGTTTAATCTTCAACAAATTCAAAACCTATTTTTAACTAACCacaaatattttgttgaatttgAGGGAATTgttaatcaatttaattttcgATAATCACACAAAATCAAGATAATTGATGGATAGAATGAGTGGAAATGAAATAATTTGAGAGATGATATTTATACTAAAGTATTTTTGAGAGtcttattaagttattttatttctcgTATACAATGAATTCTTCTTTTTAgacttgtttatttttttaaaattgatatattttattggtATTCTTTACTAAATGTGAactaataaagtattttttttcatattatatatcatttctgacaccaacaaaagaaaaatatataatcaactaataaaattgaaatcatgaaatcctaattttaattatttctttttgtcAAATAATCCACTCCACCAGAGActattgaagattttttttttaaatccaccAAAACTGAaaacaaattgatttttttaaaagtaaattggGATTTGAGAGTATAGTCGGTAATTTCTGACCTGATACGAAAACACGACCTGAACTAAATACGAAAAAATCACGTTAAAGTCATATAATTTTGAGTTCGGATCGTAATTATGTCGACCtgtttaacctgattaataaacaaataaaaatctaGTCGACTTTAAATGATCCAAAGTAGACTCATCAACCCCGtatatagttttcttttataaaGTTTTGTATTTGTCTTTTCCTATTTCTCACTCACTTAATTTTTCATGTATAGTTTCTGTAAataaatttgtgatttaacttcatttttgttttatacTGATTtcattttaatctaaaataaagaaatgtgACATTAGTTACATCGGGTTATATCGGATTGGGTTCGAGTCAAGTTAAATCAATTAGGTCGTATTCGGGttaattacaaattaacaaattaGATTTAAATTAGAGATTTTGACCCAAGTTCAGGACAATATCGCTCAACCAGTTAAATTGTCAACCCGAACTGAATGGTCAAAATGCAGTCTCAATGtcatatttgtataaattttgaaaactcaAGCCTCAATTtgcaaaattaaatttttaagcTTTAAATCAAGCAAATAATTCGAATTCTAAGACCCAAATAgctattttggtattttcaaaATTGGTACTAAGCCAtagattatacatatttttttactaacttaatattacaaataattatctatatacatatataatatttgaaagaattttttgttatatttgtactttaataaattaaaaagaagaaaataataaaaatgttaatatatatagaggAATGATAGGAAGCACTACTTTGGGGAGCGACTCGTACAACGAAAGTGACCTCGttgttatacgaaagtgacctcgctgttatacaaaagagacatcgtcccttttgtataacaacgaggtcttttttgtataacaacgatgtcactttcgtataacaaCAATGTCACTTTTGCTGTACGAGTCGCTCCCCCAAAGTAGTGCTcacaatcatttttcatatatataatagtcCGTCATGAAGCATTATGTTAATAAGATAAAGAGAGAAGGAAGATTAGAAAACTAGAAACACTTTAGTTTACAAATTgtctaaaaaaaagtaaaaaaataaaattcagttATAACAATAAATGAAAATGTAACACTTCCAACTGTTTTccaaagatattttgtattaGGATTAAAAAGGAAAAGACTATTATCATCGTCATCTTCACTTGTCTTCTTCATTGAACTACAAAGATGATTTGTCTTCTTCATTGAACTACAAAGATTATTTAGACTGCAACATTAACTCCTCtgcaattaagaaaaaataaaccaCTTGCaggttaataattttttcatcaatGTAGAAGTCAAATACGatctaaataaaacatatagTTTATGTAAATTATTGATCAAACACAATATTCATGAATAGAAGAAAATTATAGACAAGTTAAACTATAAACTAGATTCAAGTTCTGAGATCTTGAAATAATCTCTTTGTTGGTGATAAGATCCTTTTTTCATTCCAAGAAATTATGtatgaaaattaaaacaatacCGTATCAACAAGATCAAAATACAGTACAACTTGGATAATTTGTAATAAGATGACATGAAACCTCAAGTCATATTAGTCCAATGCACACTAAGTAACTATGGAAGAAACTTAACTTTCACAATATACGAGTCTATGCCTACCTATATATCTTGAAGCCTTCATGAGataaatttaacccaaaaacaAGATAATTGTATCAACAAGAT
It encodes the following:
- the LOC124926864 gene encoding tRNA (guanine-N(7)-)-methyltransferase-like, encoding MYLKSFLLSLDGTGSTPLRMASCSVFPSRFLFFSFPSQNLRPSKIVHLSRRRYLPFRSTATAVKEGQVIRSPGLIAIEYADLSLPNKAPEDLGQVRLRQHVNPLSASFSVPTPAPDWSQVYKDTTLPLMVDIGCGSGRFVLWLGKRNQGSTNYLGLEIREKLVKRADSWLNDLGLRNVHFMYANATISFKDIVSTYPGPLMFVSILCPDPHFKKRHHKRRVLQTPLVDSIASRLMPGGQVFIQSDVFEVALDMRSQFDVHSTLLHIDTMHCDKDGWLLENQWE